From the Alphaproteobacteria bacterium genome, the window GTACACAAGCTGCGTATGGCCGTCGCGGCGCAGCAAAACAGAGAAATTGTCGAACCAAGTGACAATGCCCTGCAGCTTCACGCCATTGACCAGAAAGACCGTGACGGGCGTTTTATTCTTGCGGATGTAATTGAGAAAGACGTCCTGGACGTTTTGTGATTTTTCGGAAGACATTTTCTGTTCCTTTGTTTTGGGTGGACGCTCTTGTTGTGACGAACCGGATGCCCACCGGCATCGGCCCTTAAAAACAGGATTATCACCATTTTCTTTGGAAGGAAACCCCCTACCCGGAAGGCGCGATTAACTAAGGCTTTCCAAGTAAATAAGAAGGTCTTCCGGCTTTTTGAAGGCGGCTTCGGGGGGATGGGTCGAAAATTCGCCAGCTTTGGGCGGGAAAGAGCGAAGCAGGATGGGAACGCATCCCGTCACGCGTGCGCATTCCATATCGACGGGCGCATCGCCAATGAACCAGACATTGCGCCCCGCCTCGATGCCCGATCCGTCAAGCGCCAGATGCACCGGATCGGGGGCCGGTTTGTCTCTCGCGG encodes:
- the hfq gene encoding RNA chaperone Hfq; this encodes MSSEKSQNVQDVFLNYIRKNKTPVTVFLVNGVKLQGIVTWFDNFSVLLRRDGHTQLVYKHAISTVMPGTPISLFEPPIKEDGGE